DNA sequence from the Pseudoglutamicibacter cumminsii genome:
TGCCATCCAATACGTCGTCGAAGAAGCAGTCAACGCGGGACTCGATGACCTCCTCATGATCACCGGCGCACCCAAACGCTCCCTCGAGGACCACTTCGACGCTTCCCCATACCTCGAAGAACAGCTTGAAAAAGCCGGCAAAAAGAAACTCCTCAAAGCAGTCCAGCACGCAACCGAGCTCGGCGATGTCCACTACATCCGCCAGGGCGAACCCAAAGGCCTCGGCCACGCTGTCGGCCGCGCTGCGGGCCACGTAGGCGATGAGCCGTTCGCTGTCCTGCTCGGCGACGACCTCATCGAAGAATCCTCGACCCTGTTGAGCGACATGATCGACGTTCAACAGCGCGTTGGAGGCTCAGTCATCGCCCTCATGGAAGTCGACCCCGCCGAGATATCCTCCTACGGTTGCGCAGCAGTGGAAACCGTCGAAGACGAAAACTTCGTTCGCGTGACCGACCTCATCGAGAAGCCTGCAGTCGAGGACGCCCCGTCCAACCTCGCAGTGATCGGCCGCTACGTCCTCCACCCAGCCGTGTTCGATGTCCTCGAGCGCACCGCCCCCGGCCGCGGCGGAGAAATCCAGCTGACCGACGCCCTACTTGAGCTCGCCGCGATGCCAGCGGAAGACGGCGGCGGCGTCACCGCGGTCATCTTCCGCGGCCGCCGCTACGACACCGGCGACAAACTCTCCTACCTCAAAGCCGTGATCGAACTCGCGTGCCAACGCGAAGACCTCGGGCCAGATCTACGCGAATGGCTCAACGAATTCACGGCTTCCTAAAAGGCGTCCTAAAGACAACTAACCCCGCACCAGAGCCGGCCGCGTAGCCTACGTGGCCGGCTCTCGCGTATCCAATAGATTCGGCGGCCTACGGCGCTGATACGTCACCAAGAACAGACCCACGACCATCACAGCGCCCGCAATCAAAACCTCAGCACCGAGCGGCTCATGCAAAACCAGCGCGCCCATCGCCACCCCAATCACCGGAACCGCAGTCGACAACGGCGCGATCCGATCCGCACCATACTGCGTAATCAAGAACGTCCAAATACCCGTCGCAACCGCCGAGGACATCAAACCCAAATACAACACAGCCAACACGACAGTCACCGCGTCCGGGCCCCACAAAGAAGACACACCCGCCCACGTCGCCTGCGGACCATCCACAATCAGCGCCAGCACCAGCATCGGAATCGGAACAGCAACCGCCATCCACAACGCCAACGCGAACGGCTCACGGCACCGAACCCGCCCCGCAAGAATGTTGCCGAACGCCCACGCCAAACCGCTCAAGACACAAATCACGACGCCCGCCACGGGAGCCGAACCGCCCCGACCAGCACCAATCACCACCAGCGCTGCCACACACAACAGCAGCCCCACCGCGACCCGCATCGTAGGCCGAATCCTGAACAGCAACGCACTCAAAATCACAGTGAGCGGCGCCGAAGACTGAATCACCAACGACGCGAGCCCCGAGGAAAGCCCCACCCGCATCGACAAGAACAACAAGCCGAACTCAAGCGAACCCATCAACGTCCCATAACCGATGATGACCCACCACGAAACCTTCGGCTTAGGAACCACGGCGAGCGCGATGATCGCCAACGGCAAGAACCGCAACGCCACCAACAGATACGGGCTCATATGCTCCATCGCGGCATTGGCCACAACGAACTGGGTACCCCAAATGACGATGCACAACGCAGCCGCAACGGCATGAAGACGAGACACTGTTGCCTTCTCCTACAAACCGTTCACGCACCCACCGCCCGGCGTTATGTTAATGCACGCAACATTGAGTTAGTGGCAGTGGGCGCGTGAAACGCAACGTTTATTCGACGGTCACCGACTTCGCGAGGTTGCGAGGCTGATCAACATCGAGCCCCTTAGCCGCGGCCAACTCCATAGCGAAAATCTGGAGCGGAACGACCGTCAAAAGCGGAGCGAGCAACGCCTTGGTCTCCGGGACACGGAAAACCCACTCAGCGTAATTGCCGACCGCTTCGTCGCCTTCCTCAGCGATCACAAGCGTCTGCGCGCCGCGAGCACGGACCTCCTGAATGTTGGAGACCACCTTCGAATGCATCGAATGGCGACCCGACGGCGAAGGCACAACCACGAACACCGGCTGGCCCTCTTCGATCAGAGCGATCGGGCCGTGCTTGAGCTCGCCAGCCGCGAAGCCTTCAGCGTGGATGTAGGCAAGCTCCTTGAGCTTAAGCGCGCCCTCCATCGCAACCGGGTAACCCACGTGGCGGCCCAAGAACAGCACCGCTTCAGTCTCAGCCATGCTGCGCGCCAGATCGCGGATCCGATCCTTCTGCTCAAGGATGCGCTCGATCTTCGCAGGGATCTCCGCCATATCGGCCAGCAGGTCAGCGACCTCGCCAGAGAACATGTTGCCCCGCAGCTGCGCCAAATACAGGCCCAAAAGATAGGTTGCAGCGATCTGCGCGAGGAACGCCTTCGTCGACGCCACCGCGATCTCGGGGCCAGCATGCGTGTACAGAACCGCATCCGATTCACGCGGAATCGACGAACCGTTCGTGTTACAGATCGCGAGCGTGCGCGCGCCCTGCTCCTTCGCGTAGCGCAGCGCCATGAGCGTATCCATCGTCTCGCCGGACTGCGAGATCGTCACGATCAACGTCGTCGGGGTGACGATCGGATCGCGGTAACGGAACTCGTGAGAAAGCTCGACCTCCACCGGGATGCGGCACCAGTGTTCAATCGCGTACTTAGCGACCTGCCCCGCATACGCCGAGGTACCGCACGCGAGCACAATGATCTTATCGACGTTCCTCAGCTCAGCCTCATCGATACGCAACTCATCGAGCTTCAAATGCCCGCGGGCATCCGTACGGCCCAGCAACGTGTTCGCAACCGCTTCCGGCTGATCGAAAATCTCCTTGGCCATGAATGATTCGAAGCCATCCTTCGACGCCGCCGCGGCATCCCAGTCAACCGTGAACTCGGTACCTTCAGCAGGGTTGCCCGAGAAGTCCGTGATCTCGTGGCTCGTCGGAGTGATCGTGACAACCTGGTCCTGGTCCAGTTCAACCGCGCGCTTCGTGAAGTCGATAAAGCCCGAAACATCAGAGCCCAGGAAGTTCTCACCCTCGCCCAGACCCACCACGAGCGGTGAGTTCCTGCGAGCCGCAACCACAACACCCGGGTGCTCCGCGTGAATCGCGAGCAGAGTGAACGCTCCCTCGAGGCGCGAGGCCGTCATCTGCATAGCCTTCGTGAGGTCACCACCGGCCTGATTCCGGTACACATCGCCCAAAAGCACCGCGGCAACCTCGGTGTCGGTCTCCGACTTAAAGCTGTGCCCCGCATCGAGCAGGTTCTTCTTCAACGAATCAAAGTTCTCGATGATCCCGTTATGGATCACCGCAAGGCGCCCCTCATCCGCCGCGTGTGGGTGTGCGTTGACATCGCTCGGGCCACCGTGGGTGGCCCAGCGAGTGTGGCCAATGCCAGTGCCCGATGCGGGCAACGGATCCGCTTCAAGCTCAGCCAAGAGGTTGCCCAGCTTGCCAGCCTTCTTCCGGTATTCGACAACATCGCCGGCGTCTACAGCGACACCTGCGGAGTCATAGCCCCGGTATTCCAAACGTTTGAGCCCCTCAAGTACCACCTCGAGTGCATCATGTTTGCCGTTGTGTTCCGGCCCAGGGCCTGTATATCCGATAATTCCGCACATGACAAAAAATTTATCACCTCTCCCCTCACTGGATGAGCCACACGGCGGTTTGAGCAACGTCGCGAGATGGGCACTCGGCGGACTGAGCCACATGGAGAAATGTGCCATTCGGCCGTTCAACACGCGTGCCCTAAAGATGACACAATGAAGAGGATGACCACCCCTGAGGACCTCATTGACGAAGCGCTAGACGACGGCGCACTAAACAAAAGCGCCAACGCCGCAAACCTCGAACACAGCGAGAGCACCGGCGGCCGCTCTCCGTTCGTTGGGCTTGACCGTGCCACCTGGGCACGCCTAGCCCACACCATGGAGCAGCCTTTCAGCGCTGAAGACGTCGAACGCCTCAACGCGCTCGGCGACCGCCTCGACCAAGACGAAATCCGGGAAGTCTATCTGCCGCTGTCCCGCCTGCTGTCCCTCTACGTCGAAGGTGCCGCCGCAACACACTCGGCAACCAACAGGTTCCTCGGCGAACACTTCCGCCGCACCCCATTCGTCATCGGAGTCGCGGGGTCCGTCGCTGTCGGGAAATCAACCACCTCACGCGTGCTCCGCGAGCTCTTGAGCCTCTGGCCGGGCACCCCTAAAGTTCAGCTCGTGACCACCGACGGGTTCCTCTACCCCAACGAAGAGCTCATCCGCCGCGGCATCATGGACCGCAAAGGCTTCCCAGAGTCCTACGACCAGCGCGCACTCACGCGCTTCATCACCGAAGTGAAATCCGGGGTGCCCAACGTCAAGGTCCCCACCTACTCGCACCACTTCTACAACATCGTGCCGGGCGAATACACGATCGTAGACCAGCCCGATGTGCTGATCGTCGAAGGCCTCAACGTCCTCGCACCACCACG
Encoded proteins:
- the galU gene encoding UTP--glucose-1-phosphate uridylyltransferase GalU, producing the protein MNQFKVRKAVFPVAGLGTRFLPATKAMPKEMLPVVDRPAIQYVVEEAVNAGLDDLLMITGAPKRSLEDHFDASPYLEEQLEKAGKKKLLKAVQHATELGDVHYIRQGEPKGLGHAVGRAAGHVGDEPFAVLLGDDLIEESSTLLSDMIDVQQRVGGSVIALMEVDPAEISSYGCAAVETVEDENFVRVTDLIEKPAVEDAPSNLAVIGRYVLHPAVFDVLERTAPGRGGEIQLTDALLELAAMPAEDGGGVTAVIFRGRRYDTGDKLSYLKAVIELACQREDLGPDLREWLNEFTAS
- the coaA gene encoding type I pantothenate kinase; amino-acid sequence: MTTPEDLIDEALDDGALNKSANAANLEHSESTGGRSPFVGLDRATWARLAHTMEQPFSAEDVERLNALGDRLDQDEIREVYLPLSRLLSLYVEGAAATHSATNRFLGEHFRRTPFVIGVAGSVAVGKSTTSRVLRELLSLWPGTPKVQLVTTDGFLYPNEELIRRGIMDRKGFPESYDQRALTRFITEVKSGVPNVKVPTYSHHFYNIVPGEYTIVDQPDVLIVEGLNVLAPPRLRGDGTVGLALSDFFDFSIYVDARTRDIRDWYIKRFMRLRTKAFSLPDNYFHRYSQLTDDEAIATATSIWTRINEPNLTQNVRPTRGRAQLVLTKNSDHSVHHMLLRKI
- a CDS encoding EamA family transporter, which gives rise to MSRLHAVAAALCIVIWGTQFVVANAAMEHMSPYLLVALRFLPLAIIALAVVPKPKVSWWVIIGYGTLMGSLEFGLLFLSMRVGLSSGLASLVIQSSAPLTVILSALLFRIRPTMRVAVGLLLCVAALVVIGAGRGGSAPVAGVVICVLSGLAWAFGNILAGRVRCREPFALALWMAVAVPIPMLVLALIVDGPQATWAGVSSLWGPDAVTVVLAVLYLGLMSSAVATGIWTFLITQYGADRIAPLSTAVPVIGVAMGALVLHEPLGAEVLIAGAVMVVGLFLVTYQRRRPPNLLDTREPAT
- the glmS gene encoding glutamine--fructose-6-phosphate transaminase (isomerizing): MCGIIGYTGPGPEHNGKHDALEVVLEGLKRLEYRGYDSAGVAVDAGDVVEYRKKAGKLGNLLAELEADPLPASGTGIGHTRWATHGGPSDVNAHPHAADEGRLAVIHNGIIENFDSLKKNLLDAGHSFKSETDTEVAAVLLGDVYRNQAGGDLTKAMQMTASRLEGAFTLLAIHAEHPGVVVAARRNSPLVVGLGEGENFLGSDVSGFIDFTKRAVELDQDQVVTITPTSHEITDFSGNPAEGTEFTVDWDAAAASKDGFESFMAKEIFDQPEAVANTLLGRTDARGHLKLDELRIDEAELRNVDKIIVLACGTSAYAGQVAKYAIEHWCRIPVEVELSHEFRYRDPIVTPTTLIVTISQSGETMDTLMALRYAKEQGARTLAICNTNGSSIPRESDAVLYTHAGPEIAVASTKAFLAQIAATYLLGLYLAQLRGNMFSGEVADLLADMAEIPAKIERILEQKDRIRDLARSMAETEAVLFLGRHVGYPVAMEGALKLKELAYIHAEGFAAGELKHGPIALIEEGQPVFVVVPSPSGRHSMHSKVVSNIQEVRARGAQTLVIAEEGDEAVGNYAEWVFRVPETKALLAPLLTVVPLQIFAMELAAAKGLDVDQPRNLAKSVTVE